The following coding sequences are from one Lolium rigidum isolate FL_2022 chromosome 6, APGP_CSIRO_Lrig_0.1, whole genome shotgun sequence window:
- the LOC124664827 gene encoding uncharacterized protein LOC124664827 has translation MPAPSTEKLTVTLRCCLRKKNVFVESRCLLSFSLTAGAFSHPHEPWRSPACSDTRGVVDREHDGGAGGVEVDALEVPVLAHEAAGGATRSTSAPPSGSMREPADGGRHGAAAGDGAGGGEAEAAREGRGRVVEMECHGCLLGVRRCAAPVAAVFTPARVVLATRTRCQRRRRDPRRARRPYAARSLSSEEGTAVFCGLNLSRSSPASSANYVRWWAALRFRSWSKSASQGFGCIFQSFASFPSMRCICFREVYKEISQEIIEHLKYHRKWHEQLTILFQGRAQVGSCRLTPHLVLVGLMCAAATTASTRTSIRYMFGDVHLRMRCWLKNSLTMLLWRYI, from the exons ATGCCAGCTCCATCAACTGAAAAGCTCACTGTAACCTTG CGCTGCTGCCTTCGGAAAAAGAATGTCTTTGTGGAGAGTAGATGCCTCCTCTCATTCTCCCTCACCGCCGGAGCCTTCTCCCATCCCCACGAGCCATGGCGTTCTCCGGCGTGCAGCGATACCCGCGGCGTCGTCGACCGCGAGCACGATGGGGGGGCGGGGggagttgaagtggatgcactggAGGTACCGGTGCTCGCGCACGAAGCCGCGGGCGGGGCCACGAGGTCGACGAGCGCACCGCCGTCCGGGTCGATGAGGGAGCCTGCGGATGGCGGACGACATGGCGCGGCGGCCGGGGATGGGGCGGGAGGtggcgaggcggaggcggcgcgggaggggagGGGAAGGGTGGTGGAGATGGAGTGCCATGGCTGCCTGCTAGGTGTTCGTCGCTGCGCTGCACCAGT TGCCGCCGTCTTCACGCCAGCGAGGGTGGTTTTGGCCACCAGGACGCGCTGCCAGCGGCGGCGACGCGACCCACGGAGGGCCCGTCGTCCGTACGCTGCGAGGAGCCTCTCTTCGGAGGAGGGGACGGCGGTGTTTTGTGGTCTCAACCTGAGCCGCAGCTCACCGGCCTCTTCGGCCAATTATGTTCGATGGTGGGCGGCTTTGCGGTTCAGGAGCTGGTCGAAATCTGCATCCCAAG GCTTTGGGTGCATTTTTCAGTCCTTCGCTTCATTTCCTTCTATGCGGTGTATCTGCTTTCGTGAG GTGTACAAAGAAATATCCCAGGAAATAATTGAACACTTGAAGTACCACAGGAAGTGGCATGAGCAGTTGACAATTTTATTTCAAGGACGTGCTCAAGTAGGCTCTTGCCGGTTGACACCGCACCTTGTGCTCGTCGGCCTGATGTGTGCAGCAGCGACTACGGCGTCAACAAGAACGAGCATAAG GTACATGTTTGGTGACGTGCATTTAAGAATGCGTTGCTGGTTGAAAAATTCATTAACTATGCTCCTTTGGCGGTATATTTGA